From the genome of Anopheles moucheti chromosome 3, idAnoMoucSN_F20_07, whole genome shotgun sequence, one region includes:
- the LOC128302387 gene encoding protein anachronism, with protein MKTAVPLGLLLLLGLLVTQPVDGAPFNQRDPADEGSAIPESKVVDLENLTESEREFFRETVNITAIKIQQQALRDRQNMSRTSGPMAITQSTIDRNVPDRVKTRKEYAEHIIGNIKHNIESNLMRNDTVSHLAATHEMAFSAVCEMPKNTNTSQWNEDNTWNLFFRLPHNKQYNSVSSAVLRLYMNGLNSTGARNQRESGNCKNPSEQMIRITVSVYFRKNRRDNGTPERKKRICSCTTITQSYRGWITLDTLLAVKLWDKPNRNLGIAIDVEDQEDRPLRAADFFQPADCSEASKTNASAVFPWSFFGSPLARTVNEMDDVPHYPRIDIVFQRNTHHNHRLYRPKYHYGYGVRSHLANGSTAGSNTGNSYEHEDVDHQPGTGVSAGGHHNYKRPHHMHDILKKLHTHTQHAVQQPVVIGRAQMKRRHLNHHTVAINDDCEENQSISSSAMLDSTASLSDEDRNL; from the exons ATGAAGACGGCCGTACCCTTaggtttgctgttgctgctcggTTTGCTGGTGACCCAACCGGTCGATGGCGCACCCTTCAACCAGCGCGACCCGGCGGACGAAGGCAGCGCGATACCGGAATCGAAGGTCGTCGATTTGGAAAATTTGACAGAAAGCGAACGGGAATTCTTCCGGGAGACCGTCAACATTACCGCGATAAAGATACAGCAGCAAGCGCTGCGGGACCGGCAGAACATGAGCCGCACCAGCGGCCCGATGGCCATCACCCAGAGCACCATCGACCGGAACGTTCCCGATCGGGTGAAAACCAGAAAAGA GTACGCAGAGCACATAATCGGAAACATCAAGCACAACATCGAAAGCAACCTGATGCGGAACGATACCGTGTCCCATCTGGCCGCCACGCACGAGATGGCCTTTTCCGCCGTCTGCGAGATGcccaaaaacaccaacaccagccaATGGAACGAAGACAACACCTGGAATCTGTTTTTCCGTCTGCCTCACAATAAGCAGTATAATTCTGTCAGCTCGGCTGTTCTAAG ATTGTACATGAACGGACTCAACTCGACCGGGGCACGCAATCAGCGGGAGTCGGGCAATTGCAAGAACCCCTCGGAACAGATGATTCGCATAACGGTTTCGGTGTACTTCCGCAAGAATCGGAGAG ACAATGGAACTCCGGAACGGAAGAAGCGTATCTGTAGCTGCACCACGATCACCCAATCGTACCGGGGTTGGATTACGTTGGACACGCTGCTGGCGGTGAAGCTGTGGGATAAACCGAACCGCAACTTGGGCATTGCGATCGATGTGGAGGACCAGGAGGATCGACCACTGCGGGCGGCCGATTTCTTCCAGCCGGCCGATTGCTCGGAGGCAAGTAAAACCAACG CTTCAGCCGTATTTCCATGGAGCTTTTTCGGAAGTCCACTCGCACGGACCGTTAATGAAATGGACGATGTGCCACA CTACCCGCGAATAGACATCGTTTTCCAGAGGAATACGCATCACAATCATCGTCTGTACCGTCCCAAGTACCACTACGGGTACGGTGTGCGTTCCCATCTGGCGAATGGTTCCACCGCCGGCAGCAACACAGGCAATTCGTACGAGCACGAGGACGTGGATCACCAGCCCGGCACCGGTGTCTCGGCCGGCGGTCACCACAATTATAAGCGCCCGCACCATATGCACGATATATTAAAAAAGctacacacccacacgcagCACGCCGTACAGCAGCCGGTGGTGATCGGCCGGGCACAGATGAAGCGTCGCCATCTGAACCATCACACCGTGGCCATCAATGACGATTGTGAGGAAAACCAATCCATCTCCTCGTCGGCGATGCTCGATTCGACCGCTTCGTTATCGGACGAGGATCGGAACTTATGA
- the LOC128304313 gene encoding fatty acyl-CoA reductase wat-like has product MVSLEEFRAYHSPLKDFYDGKYVLLTGGSGFLGKLLIEKLIKCNVAELMLILRRKKGLSPADRLEQLLGQEAVFVNYAQDPQLYLSKIRLIEGDISEVGVGISNDELGYIYEHTQIIIHAAADVRFDESLRESVQTNVRGTQEMLMIAEQCRKLEIFTYISTAFSHCVLDVIEEKFYEPPFDPTVLMKVAEKGDDADNFELLSKKIIKPWPNTYAFTKSLSEEIVRRYKTRLPVAIIRPSIITTTMEDPIPGWTDNLYGFNGVVCGAATGVLRIFHIHMDYKASVVPADTVINATLAVTWYSVNHPEEDNVFNCTTDDNPVSWRETQLQLEQWKDRVPFDKSLWITTYNTTRFKLVADILSIFYHVLPALVFDAMLKLRGQKPQVLKLYRKVHRFSAVLRFFTNNQWCFRTGRMRRVLDAMASEDHKYFPCDAKAIQWNDFLDHQIKGLRQYLMRDPWSTLEKTLRRHRLRTFVHRCIIGVLYAGMLYVVVKLLHAYGFIDFEGLQENRSVEECLVEEVV; this is encoded by the exons ATGGTGAGTTTGGAAGAGTTTCGGGCGTACCATTCGCCGCTGAAGGATTTCTACGATGGCAAATACGTGCTGCTGACGGGTGGTAGTGGATTTCTAGGCAAGCTGTTGATAGAGAAGCTAATCAA ATGCAACGTGGCAGAACTAATGTTGATTCTGCGGCGTAAGAAAGGGCTTAGTCCTGCCGACCGGTTGGAGCAGCTGCTCGGCCAGGAAGCCGTGTTCGTGAACTACGCGCAAGATCCGCAGCTGTATCTATCCAAGATACGACTCATCGAGGGTGACATCAGTGAGGTTGGCGTCGGTATATCGAACGATGAGCTCGGGTACATTTACGAGCACACGCAGATCATTATTCACGCGGCTGCGGATGTGCGGTTCGATGAGTCGCTCCGAGAGTCGGTACAAACGAACGTCCGTGGCACGCAGGAGATGCTGATGATTGCCGAGCAGTGTCGAAAACTGGAG ATATTCACCTACATCTCGACGGCCTTTTCGCACTGCGTGCTGGATGTGATAGAGGAGAAGTTCTACGAGCCACCGTTCGATCCAACTGTGCTGATGAAAGTGGCGGAAAAGGGCGATGATGCCGACAACTTTGAGCTACTGTCCAAAAAGATCATCAAACCGTGGCCTAACACGTACGCTTTCACAAAATCGCTCTCCGAGGAGATAGTGCGGCGCTATAAAACCCGACTACCTGTGGCAATTATAAGACCATCTATTA TTACAACAACCATGGAAGATCCGATACCGGGCTGGACGGATAACCTGTACGGGTTTAATGGAGTCGTGTGCGGGGCTGCCACCGGTGTTCTGCGAATATTTCACATCCACATGGACTATAAGGCCAGCGTAGTACCGGCGGACACGGTCATCAACGCAACCCTAGCCGTCACGTGGTACTCGGTCAATCACCCCGAGGAGGACAACGTGTTTAACTGCACCACCGACGATAATCCGGTCAGCTGGCGGGAAACGCAGCTGCAGCTGGAGCAGTGGAAGGATCGCGTTCCGTTCGACAAATCTTTGTGGATTACGACCTACAACACGACACGCTTCAAGCTGGTGGCGGACATACTGTCCATCTTTTACCACGTGCTGCCGGCGCTCGTGTTTGACGCGATGCTGAAACTGCGCGGCCAAAAGCCGCAGGTGCTGAAGCTGTACCGGAAGGTGCACCGTTTCTCCGCCGTGTTGCGCTTCTTCACCAACAACCAGTGGTGCTTCCGGACCGGGCGGATGCGGCGCGTCCTGGACGCAATGGCGTCCGAGGatcataaatattttccctGCGATGCGAAAGCGATCCAGTGGAACGATTTTCTCGACCACCAGATCAAGGGATTGCGGCAGTACCTGATGCGTGATCCATGGAGTACCTTGGAGAAAACGCTCAGGCGCCACCGGTTGCGAACCTTCGTGCATCGGTGCATCATCGGTGTGTTGTACGCCGGTATGCTCTACGTGGTGGTGAAATTGCTACACGCTTACGGTTTCATTGATTTCGAAGGATTGCAGGAAAACCGTTCCGTTGAGGAGTGTTTGGTCGAGGAAGTTGTTTGA
- the LOC128304477 gene encoding fatty acyl-CoA reductase wat-like, giving the protein MSLQEFKENHSPLKEFYEGKTIFLTGGSGFLGKLFIEKWIKCGVREILLLMRSKKGVSPEERLKALLKKEAVFVNYQQQPDLYLSRLKVIEGDISKPGLAISNDDMEYMLKTTNIILHSAADVRLNESMKESVETNVRGTHHLLKIAENCTNLEVFVHVSSAFSQCIYETVEEKFYTPIIEPLEMIRLVENQSRLEELEAISRKVVEPWPNTYSFTKALAEEVVRRYRSKLPIAIVRPSIVTSTYADPIPGWTDNFYGFNGVVSGAGTGVLRIFHIRDEYKADIIPADIVINSTLAATFYAAQHPQEENVFNCTMDENHTTWGDIRNDCLSQKGVVAVKKSLWIPTYNTTRYYYVASFLQIFYHLIPAVFFDMMMRLRGDKPQVLRLYRTVHRFADVLRFFTNNQFRFATSRMRRVLDGMEIVDRYLFPCDMRSVVWSKFGVNHIRGCRVYLLQEPWETNEEALRIHKRRQLIHWCMLGVIYGCFVLVALRALDAAGVPDLRSFLGCTAFGSIY; this is encoded by the exons ATGAGCTTGCAAGAGTTTAAGGAAAACCATTCCCCATTGAAGGAATTTTATGAGGGAAAAACGATTTTCCTCACCGGTGGGAGTGGATTTTTGGGGAAGCTGTTTATTGAAAAATGGATCAA GTGTGGTGTGCGAGAGATTCTTCTACTGATGCGCTCGAAGAAGGGCGTTAGCCCGGAGGAGCGGCTGAAAGCGCTGCTGAAAAAGGAGGCAGTGTTTGTGAactaccagcagcagccggaCCTCTACCTGTCAAGGTTGAAGGTGATCGAGGGAGACATCAGCAAACCTGGGCTGGCGATCAGCAACGATGATATGGAGTACATGCTCAAAACCACCAACATTATTCTCCATTCCGCCGCGGATGTGCGATTGAACGAATCGATGAAGGAATCGGTTGAGACGAACGTTCGCGGTACGCATCATTTGTTGAAGATAGCGGAGAATTGTACTAATCTTGAG GTTTTCGTGCATGTTTCCAGTGCGTTCTCGCAGTGCATTTATGAGACGGTGGAAGAAAAATTCTACACACCCATTATCGAGCCGCTGGAAATGATCAGGTTGGTCGAAAACCAATCACGGCTGGAGGAGCTGGAAGCCATATCGCGGAAGGTGGTGGAACCGTGGCCGAACACGTACTCATTTACGAAGGCTCTGGCGGAGGAAGTTGTGCGTCGGTACAGATCCAAGCTACCAATTGCCATCGTGCGTCCATCGATTG TGACCTCAACCTACGCTGATCCGATACCAGGCTGGACGGATAATTTCTACGGTTTCAATGGTGTGGTGAGTGGCGCTGGTACGGGTGTCCTGAGAATCTTCCACATTCGGGACGAATACAAAGCCGACATCATACCGGCGGACATCGTGATCAATAGCACGCTAGCGGCGACCTTCTACGCGGCCCAACATCCACAGGAGGAGAACGTGTTCAACTGCACGATGGACGAGAACCATACCACCTGGGGCGACATACGGAACGATTGCCTATCGCAGAAGGGTGTGGTGGCGGTGAAGAAATCCCTCTGGATACCGACGTACAATACGACCCGGTACTACTATGTGGCCAGCTTTCTGCAGATCTTCTACCATCTCATTCCGGCGGTGTTTTTCGACATGATGATGCGTCTGCGCGGTGATAAGCCACAGGTGTTGCGCCTGTACCGGACGGTGCACCGGTTTGCGGACGTTTTGCGGTTCTTCACCAACAATCAGTTCCGGTTCGCGACCAGCCGGATGCGGCGTGTGCTCGACGGGATGGAGATTGTCGATCGGTATCTGTTTCCGTGCGATATGCGGTCGGTGGTTTGGAGCAAGTTTGGCGTGAACCACATCCGGGGCTGCCGGGTGTATCTGCTGCAGGAGCCGTGGGAAACGAATGAGGAAGCGCTGCGGATCCATAAGCGCCGCCAGCTGATCCATTGGTGCATGCTTGGGGTGATCTATGGGTGTTTTGTGTTGGTCGCGCTAAGAGCACTCGATGCGGCCGGTGTGCCAGATTTAAGAAGCTTTTTGGGCTGCACCGCATTTGGGAGCATTTATTGA
- the LOC128301745 gene encoding fatty acyl-CoA reductase wat-like isoform X2 — protein MDLRANEETGHNNELSMTEERKITSTPVMEFYRDKCVLITGGTGFIGRLLIEKLLRINVRQIILLSRPKKGKTAQQRCDDLFSSIVFMNLKKDCPTFIERVKLVDADLQHPSLGLSDESIEYIVNNAQIVLHAASDVRFDQALKKAIEVNVRGTRDLLRITEKIVNLELFVYISTAYSNCPQGLIKEQFYTPPSEPEKMIQLVEAMDERFEEHMNKTVNDFIHPWPNTYVYTKALTEDVVRQYGELLPIAVVRPSIVIATNEEPIGGWTDNIYGLNGVIAGIALGIIRIMHVDDNNKADIIPADIVVNAVLAAGWQTYVERKSNRPLPEAKANGELKGVVKPRTKIYNCVTGNDNPISYQKIYEYSIEVGKHCPPKKSLWIVCHNTTTNKYLYEFYKLIYHLLPALLIDTYLRVIRRTPRVMDLYRKVHKFATVIAYFANGRWTFENDNMRSLRDKLSPDDQIMFPCNIQKIEWADYFWTYIHGLRKHIANEPLENLDEAIKRHKQMRIVHFFILAAYYSLWALLIYYLFKAVGMLVF, from the exons ATGGATCTCCGAGCGAACGAAGAGACGGGCCACAACAACGAGCTGTCGATGACGGAGGAGCGTAAGATAACGTCCACGCCGGTGATGGAATTCTACCGCGACAAGTGCGTCCTGATTACCGGCGGTACCGGCTTCATCGGACGGCTATTGATCGAGAAGCTGCTCAG AATTAACGTGCGACAGATTATCCTGCTATCGCGGCCCAAGAAAGGGAAAACGGCCCAGCAGCGTTGCGACGATCTGTTCAGCAGCATCGTGTTTATGAACCTGAAGAAAGACTGCCCCACGTTCATCGAGCGCGTCAAGCTGGTCGATGCCGATCTGCAGCATCCTTCGCTCGGTCTGTCGGACGAATCGATCGAGTACATCGTGAACAATGCGCAGATTGTGCTGCACGCCGCCTCGGACGTCCGGTTCGATCAGGCGCTCAAGAAGGCGATCGAGGTGAACGTGCGGGGTACGCGCGATCTGCTGCGCATCACGGAAAAGATCGTCAACCTGGAGCTGTTTGTGTACATCTCCACCGCGTACTCGAACTGTCCGCAGGGTTTGATCAAGGAGCAGTTCTACACGCCACCGTCCGAGCCGGAAAAGATGATCCAGCTCGTGGAAGCGATGGACGAACGGTTCGAGGAGCACATGAACAAAACGGTGAACGATTTCATACATCCCTGGCCGAACACCTACGTCTACACGAAGGCCCTCACGGAGGACGTCGTACGGCAGTACGGTGAGCTTTTACCGATCGCGGTCGTTCGTCCATCGATTG TGATTGCAACCAACGAGGAACCGATCGGCGGGTGGACTGATAACATCTACGGCCTGAACGGGGTGATCGCCGGCATCGCGCTGGGTATTATACGCATCATGCACGTAGACGACAACAACAAGGCGGACATCATACCGGCGGATATTGTGGTGAATGCGGTGCTCGCTGCCGGCTGGCAAACCTACGTAGAACG GAAAAGCAATCGGCCATTGCCGGAAGCCAAAGCAAACGGGGAGCTCAAGGGTGTGGTTAAACCGCGCACCAAAATTTACAACTGTGTCACCGGAAATGACAATCCCATCTCTTATC AAAAAATCTACGAGTACTCGATTGAGGTTGGTAAACACTGTCCGCCGAAGAAATCGCTCTGGATCGTGTGTCATAATACGACGACCAACAAGTATTTGTACGAGTTCTACAAACTGATCTACCATCTGCTGCCGGCGCTGCTGATTGACACCTACCTGCGAGTGATCAGACGTACCCCAAG AGTTATGGACCTTTATCGAAAGGTGCACAAATTCGCCACAGTTATCGCTTACTTTGCCAACGGTCGATGGACGTTTGAGAATGACAATATGAGATCTTTGCGAGATAA ATTATCCCCGGATGATCAGATCATGTTTCCCTGCAACATACAGAAGATCGAATGGGCCGACTACTTCTGGACGTACATTCACGGGCTGCGCAAGCACATCGCCAACGAGCCGTTGGAGAACCTGGACGAAGCGATCAAACGTCACAAGCAGATGCGGATAGTGCATTTCTTCATTCTGGCCGCGTACTACTCGTTGTGGGCTTTACTCATATACTACCTCTTCAAAGCGGTTGGAATGTTGGTGTTCTAG
- the LOC128301745 gene encoding fatty acyl-CoA reductase wat-like isoform X1, which produces MDLRANEETGHNNELSMTEERKITSTPVMEFYRDKCVLITGGTGFIGRLLIEKLLRINVRQIILLSRPKKGKTAQQRCDDLFSSIVFMNLKKDCPTFIERVKLVDADLQHPSLGLSDESIEYIVNNAQIVLHAASDVRFDQALKKAIEVNVRGTRDLLRITEKIVNLELFVYISTAYSNCPQGLIKEQFYTPPSEPEKMIQLVEAMDERFEEHMNKTVNDFIHPWPNTYVYTKALTEDVVRQYGELLPIAVVRPSIVIATNEEPIGGWTDNIYGLNGVIAGIALGIIRIMHVDDNNKADIIPADIVVNAVLAAGWQTYVERFIYHHLRKSNRPLPEAKANGELKGVVKPRTKIYNCVTGNDNPISYQKIYEYSIEVGKHCPPKKSLWIVCHNTTTNKYLYEFYKLIYHLLPALLIDTYLRVIRRTPRVMDLYRKVHKFATVIAYFANGRWTFENDNMRSLRDKLSPDDQIMFPCNIQKIEWADYFWTYIHGLRKHIANEPLENLDEAIKRHKQMRIVHFFILAAYYSLWALLIYYLFKAVGMLVF; this is translated from the exons ATGGATCTCCGAGCGAACGAAGAGACGGGCCACAACAACGAGCTGTCGATGACGGAGGAGCGTAAGATAACGTCCACGCCGGTGATGGAATTCTACCGCGACAAGTGCGTCCTGATTACCGGCGGTACCGGCTTCATCGGACGGCTATTGATCGAGAAGCTGCTCAG AATTAACGTGCGACAGATTATCCTGCTATCGCGGCCCAAGAAAGGGAAAACGGCCCAGCAGCGTTGCGACGATCTGTTCAGCAGCATCGTGTTTATGAACCTGAAGAAAGACTGCCCCACGTTCATCGAGCGCGTCAAGCTGGTCGATGCCGATCTGCAGCATCCTTCGCTCGGTCTGTCGGACGAATCGATCGAGTACATCGTGAACAATGCGCAGATTGTGCTGCACGCCGCCTCGGACGTCCGGTTCGATCAGGCGCTCAAGAAGGCGATCGAGGTGAACGTGCGGGGTACGCGCGATCTGCTGCGCATCACGGAAAAGATCGTCAACCTGGAGCTGTTTGTGTACATCTCCACCGCGTACTCGAACTGTCCGCAGGGTTTGATCAAGGAGCAGTTCTACACGCCACCGTCCGAGCCGGAAAAGATGATCCAGCTCGTGGAAGCGATGGACGAACGGTTCGAGGAGCACATGAACAAAACGGTGAACGATTTCATACATCCCTGGCCGAACACCTACGTCTACACGAAGGCCCTCACGGAGGACGTCGTACGGCAGTACGGTGAGCTTTTACCGATCGCGGTCGTTCGTCCATCGATTG TGATTGCAACCAACGAGGAACCGATCGGCGGGTGGACTGATAACATCTACGGCCTGAACGGGGTGATCGCCGGCATCGCGCTGGGTATTATACGCATCATGCACGTAGACGACAACAACAAGGCGGACATCATACCGGCGGATATTGTGGTGAATGCGGTGCTCGCTGCCGGCTGGCAAACCTACGTAGAACG TTTTATCTATCATCACCTTAGGAAAAGCAATCGGCCATTGCCGGAAGCCAAAGCAAACGGGGAGCTCAAGGGTGTGGTTAAACCGCGCACCAAAATTTACAACTGTGTCACCGGAAATGACAATCCCATCTCTTATC AAAAAATCTACGAGTACTCGATTGAGGTTGGTAAACACTGTCCGCCGAAGAAATCGCTCTGGATCGTGTGTCATAATACGACGACCAACAAGTATTTGTACGAGTTCTACAAACTGATCTACCATCTGCTGCCGGCGCTGCTGATTGACACCTACCTGCGAGTGATCAGACGTACCCCAAG AGTTATGGACCTTTATCGAAAGGTGCACAAATTCGCCACAGTTATCGCTTACTTTGCCAACGGTCGATGGACGTTTGAGAATGACAATATGAGATCTTTGCGAGATAA ATTATCCCCGGATGATCAGATCATGTTTCCCTGCAACATACAGAAGATCGAATGGGCCGACTACTTCTGGACGTACATTCACGGGCTGCGCAAGCACATCGCCAACGAGCCGTTGGAGAACCTGGACGAAGCGATCAAACGTCACAAGCAGATGCGGATAGTGCATTTCTTCATTCTGGCCGCGTACTACTCGTTGTGGGCTTTACTCATATACTACCTCTTCAAAGCGGTTGGAATGTTGGTGTTCTAG